CGGGCCGGTAAATTTGGGCCTCAAGCGTTTCGCGCCTCCCTTCTTTGATCGCTACCCTTCGAGAGTCCACCGCCCAGATCCACCGCGATTTGGAAACCCAATTCGGTAGCTTCACCGCCATCCGCACGCCAGCGGCGTATGCGCGCCTCCTGACCAGCTACCGCGATCTCTACGCCGAACTTTATTCTCTGTTTCCAAACGACCCGGCGACCGAAGCATCCGCCCTTTCCTGGCAACACGATCTCTCCGAGCGCCTCACCGCGCTCGAACTCGATCTGTGCCACCTGCCATCCGTCCGCACGCCGACAAATCCGCCGACCCCGGTCGCTGACTCACCTGCTCCGCTCCTCGATTCTCCCGCCCACCAAGCCGGCTGCCTTTACGTCGTCGAGGGTTCCGCCCTCGGCGGCCTGATGCTCGCCCGCAACTTCGCGGCCCAGATTCCCGGCCTCAGCCCCGACGCCCTCCGCTTCTTCAGCGGCTCCGGTCCCGCCGCCGCCTCCGCCCGCTGGCGCGCCTTCATGGCTTGGCTCGAACATCAACCC
This portion of the Actomonas aquatica genome encodes:
- a CDS encoding biliverdin-producing heme oxygenase, encoding MIATLRESTAQIHRDLETQFGSFTAIRTPAAYARLLTSYRDLYAELYSLFPNDPATEASALSWQHDLSERLTALELDLCHLPSVRTPTNPPTPVADSPAPLLDSPAHQAGCLYVVEGSALGGLMLARNFAAQIPGLSPDALRFFSGSGPAAASARWRAFMAWLEHQPWTTAETTAAAASAVATFAFFSSRLHSAAWPERDPPTA